The DNA sequence AGAGCATTCACTTCACTTAATTCACTTCACCCGCGGCCCCAGAGAGCGGTGGGTATAATGTAGTAGATTATTTAGTCAATGAGTTGGACTTGCAATAAAAATGAACGGGTTCAAAATAATTGAGGTGAactcatttataaaatatacaaatcttAGAAAGAAAATTGAAGTTGTCATGACTCAACCCTCCATATTTGTTTCTCTCTTCTGGTTACACATTTCACACTTTGTGTTATCAACAAGTGTATGGACAAGTGCCTCCAAGGGTTGCTAGAAATGAGTATTCTCGTTGTTTACCAACTTTTCAGTACTATTTTTTCATCAACAATTCTAATTGGATGTACATGACTtcaatttatgtatatataattgaattatTGTCTaactttgtttttatatattcttattaacataaatatttaatatttcgaaaataattttttttgtaagtattattttattagctTATACattcaatcaaaaaattaaatccaGAGAAAAAcgtaattacaattttttttttttacaatgagCTTATAAGAGTGTAGTAGATAATCTTTGGGTTAGAAAAAATCACTATTTgtaaatgtatttatttttgaagatTTGTTTAGAAATtactaataatataatagtATACATAATTATCATATAGTCTAACTAAAGTATTTAGTAAAAAAActtgattttagaaaattattttttattgaggTATTTTTGGATACTTCAAGATTTGTTTGGAATTTCTAATTGTGTTTCAAAGTATTGTTAGACTTTGAAGATGCaagtatatttaatatttaaagtaTCATTTAGAAAATACTAATATGTTAAGAATATCtattaattattattcttttaacaTGGTTCAAATTGAGTCTTTTACTATTGGGATACAactgtaatattttgaaaaatgataAACGATACTCTCGAGGTATATTtgtcttcatatatatattagacaTAAGACACTTGTCTGGTTGCTCTTGTATAAGTGTAACTTTTGTATTCTATTATCTGTGTAAAATATTATACACAAATTAGTAGCACTGTTATTGGCACAAATCGGTAGCACTGCTGTTATTAGCTTTGACCGGTATGAAAGTTCATATCATCTTCACACACCTAAATCATGTCATTGTTATAATTGGTAGCGCTGCTTTGATTGTTCCCACTTCAATcgctctttatatatataacacataaatttatatcattGTCTTTGATATGTagcttatttaatttatattatcttgattttttttaattttttagtgcTCATAACGATTGTTGTTGATTAATTCAggatttattgattttttagaTCAAAGGAAGGAATGGACTTGGCAAATGATCGTAAGGTATACATCTAAATGTCTATCtagagtttttcaattttttgggtATTTAGATTATGTACTCTAACTGTATTCTGAGATGAAATTCCAAATGTAGAACAGATACAGATAGAGCTTTGCAAGGCATATAagtccaaaaaataaaataaaaataaattaatttgtactttaattttgatatttgataacaTCATTAATTAGAAAAATTTCATAATGTTTCAAATTAAAGAACTTTTTGTGAATTTAACAAGCacgataaaaatcaaaattaatatatattattaacacAGACAAAAAGctcaaacaaaatttatataagaaTAGGACAAATGTGTTAATATTgtgtatttgtaattatttctcttttatattttaaaaaagttgtataattattgtttattttacTTAATTGTTGTTGGATGAAAATTCAAGTTGAAGGACAAAATTTTGTTCTTCGGTTCTTCTTATAAACTTTATATAAGCTAAGCATTTTGCTTGTTTTCGATACCGCTCTTTCTGTGAAAGATCCTAAGTTTAAGTTTCCACAGTAGTGTACTTCTACGGTTCTTTAATTCACATTAAAAAGAACAAATATTTTAGTCTGGATTAATGTGAGATTCAGGCTACACTATCATGTTTCTGATATATGCCTGCAATTTTATGGGTGCAATAATTATTGTAATAATCTTTTGTTCTCCTCTAGTTGAAGTTGGCGGAATTGGGAGTTAAGGAGCTCCAGTATGTTCTTAGCATGCTTGGTCTTGAATACCATGGATCAGAGAGGGTATGCTTCAATTAcatacacattatatatatattgttcgaAAACACTTTTTTTTCTTAAACGCACTATTGAGCATATCATTTCTTTACGCAAATGGATCGAAAATAAGGACAAAAAGATAATCGAAGTTAAGTTGTCACAAGGATAAGATATTTTCGACTGGTCTACCTTCGACCAGAGTAGATTAATTTTTTCGATCAAAGACAGTCGAAATTACAGATTTTGATGTCAAATTAGCCGCTTTTCCGGTAGTGTTCCGTATTTTTATATTGCCGAAACGAGGTGATCAATTGAATGAGATTAATGGATTAATTTATGCATTGCTGTGTTTATTATCTGATTCGAAATTCGAATTTTCTTGATATGCAGGACCTTAGGGCCAGAATACTAGATACCCTGGTTTCCGAACAAGGTTAGCTGCTCATTACTTAATCATTCCATTACTGCTTCAGTATTGCTTTATCATTCCACCTCTAATAACtctatgttaaaaaaaattgcttgTTTTTCTCTATATTTTCTCTCTGTGGCTTTTGCTTATGCATTTCTCACTTTTTCTCAGTTCCATCATCAACAAGTGCCTCAATAAGGGCCTGCACAAGGGTTGCTAGAAATGAATTTCTTGGAGGAGCTATTGATTATCTTCACAAGTGAGTTTTGGAAGTTATTATAAGTAGACactttttttattcaatttaattAGAATAAAAGATGCACTCTAGGTTTTAAATCCAGTGGTCTTTCCTTCAATTcttattatcttatttttttcGTGTTGAAATATCATCCTGTCATTCACACATTAATTCTACAATTGGTTCAGACACATGATGGCGGAAATGTTGGAGGTGCAACTAGAAGAAGCTCAACAGACTAGGCAAAAGATCTCCTGCCTCTGTGGTTTCTCATCACCAGATAATAATAGCACTGAAATGATTGAGGTTGAAATTATTATACTTCATTTTTTTGCATATTTGTTTGTTACTTTCTTTTCTTTAGGGTAATAGTAAATTTGTTATATTGTGCATTTTTGTTGTTCATAATTTATATCCTCTTATAAAAGTATCACTGTTTAATCTACTCTTATCTAAGTATATTTTTTCTTCCTGATCTAATTCTCTTGTCAGTGTGAAAATCCACATTGCCGTGTGCTGCAACATAAAACCTGCGCTCTAGGCCTTGGTCCAGCTCCCCCTCACTATTACTGCCAAGTTTGCCGCATTAATCGGGCGGATCCGtaagtattttttaatagatttttctatggtgtatccatgggcacatgctaagcaccaaatttcatgtatttaactcattttgatCAGCTACTACTTATTAATAATGGTGAACCCCCTTCATATACAAAAgttcaccaatcaaaacaagctaaatacatcaaatttagCGCTTAGCATGTTCCCATaagcacacactagccaaacccttttttaatatattcatttataagTAAAACTGGTTTATGTTTAATCTGCTTTATAAAATGTATGTTATTCCTGGtagtttaattattatatttccaTCCTTTGGATTTTATGTGCTTCTTATTTTGACCTCATTAACACATTGGTGCCGATAAAGAGTAAGTTTATTCCTTGTAAGACTTTCCTTGTATAGTGAGAGCTACAAGGCCGATAAACGTACCACCTTGAAATCCATCACTAGATcttctttaaattattttcgcCCTTCCTAGTCGACATTTCCTTGTccttgaattttaaattgttcAAGTTTAATTAAACAACGTGCACATGTGCTGCGTCTGTGAATGAGAAAACTCGGTGCTATTGCTATTTTATGTGTTgcaccatttaacagttttgcAACTTTCCACTGGTACCTGAATTTGTTCCTGTTGTTTTAACCTTGTGCAAAAGCAGGTTTTGGATTGGTAGGATTGATTATTCAAACAATTTAACCATGGGATCCCTTGGGTAAGTCGGCTGACTCATGACTTGTATGTTTATTTCATTCTTAAGATTGAgatgattatattaatttttgttgtgTTTATTGTCTTCAAATGGAAGCATATGCATGGATACTTATAGTATGAGATGTTATATATCTTTTACAGAGTCAGGCAGGATGTAAATTTTTCTTCAAAACTGGAAATGGTTGCAGAAGTTATGTATCTTATTAATCATAAGGGTTATGAAGTTCAGGTAAGCATTAACTGATTCATGTGTACACTTGTCTTCTAAGCGGCCGAATATCAAGTGACTGAAAAATTGCAGCACTCTTTTTGTAATCAGGCCTGCTGCATTTTTCTTGATGACGTTGATCAGTTCAGAATGCGCTGGCCAAGCAACAGTAAAATCAAAGTCAATGGTACGTAGCGCTCAACCATGTATATGTATAAAGGGTTAACACTAATTAGATCACTTAGCTTCATTTCAATGTATAAGTGGATCACCTACAATTTTTTGGTATCATCTGCacccttcatttcaaattaaattacattttgATAAATCTCATTAACTGCACTcctcatttcaaattaaattacatcTTGGTATATAATTGAGAAATTAGGTCAAATAAACAATTTCTGTTAAACTATATAACATGAACTTGACATAAACTTGTATATAATGTAAAttgatgataaaaataaatgtgTAATGACGTGTGGATAACAATTTTGAGTGAATTCAATATTAACCAACAAAAAAGTTTTAATTAATAGCATAATATATAAGTGTTGTTATCAATCCAAAAGATCCTTCTTGCTTAGATAACTACAAGACATTTCAAACATTTTAAATATCCATCAGTGTTCCATAATATTTTCTAACTTTTACCCGGAAAACTTGAGCCTTTGTATTCTATATAATTTTCAGGAAATGACGTGAAAACTGAGGGTAGATTAGGCCCAGGTGGTCTCCGTGATGGGGTACTTGTAAGTCCTCTCTTATGTGATCAACTCTACTAAGCAACACCTGTTGTCCTACACTGTATACCTGTTGGTCATTCGTGCTACAATTGATCTGTAGTCTTCTGCTAATTTATGAGGTTTTTGATTGCTTCTTGCAGATCTCAACGTACCTAGACGAGGGATCTAATGATATATCTTTTACAGCTTCTCCAAATGGAATTTTTCGTTTAGGTATAAGACTTGTAAAACCGCGGACCATTCAAGAGGTAATTAACCCTCATATACCAGTTATTTCATATATGATGAAACGTTTTCTGTTGTATTTTTATAGTAGTTTCTCAACAATCAACCGTAAAAAAATTCTCAACTCCGTGATACATGTAGAAGTTGAGGAGCTTGGACGAGAAAAAACACACCAGGAACAGTCAATGTCTTTTCATTTTACATTCATGTCAAGGAATGAAccataagaaaaagaaatttagttataaatagatcatatattaatcataggaactttatccattttttttcattttttgccACAATTTCAAATTTGCAATAGGGTGgctatatattgttttaatttatcaaaaaggtGGCTATCTattgttttaatttatcaaaaaggtGGTTGGGGCTAtctttttgtgaaaaaatattaGTCTTTTCTTAGAAAAGTGGCTCTTAGCCGTTTATTTGAAACATTATAAAAACTATATCCGGCTATCCATtggtaaaattttgaaattctggCAACTAAAATGCAGTGAATAAAGTTCAGCCGCATTTTACTTTCAATTACAGCATATCTCTTCTTTCATTCTTTCATGCGGTAATATTTGTTCCAACTACTATATTAGTACATGGGTGTCTGTAATTATCTTACTTTACCTCTTAAT is a window from the Daucus carota subsp. sativus chromosome 8, DH1 v3.0, whole genome shotgun sequence genome containing:
- the LOC108198567 gene encoding E3 SUMO-protein ligase SIZ2, whose amino-acid sequence is MDLANDRKLKLAELGVKELQYVLSMLGLEYHGSERDLRARILDTLVSEQVPSSTSASIRACTRVARNEFLGGAIDYLHKHMMAEMLEVQLEEAQQTRQKISCLCGFSSPDNNSTEMIECENPHCRVLQHKTCALGLGPAPPHYYCQVCRINRADPFWIGRIDYSNNLTMGSLGVRQDVNFSSKLEMVAEVMYLINHKGYEVQACCIFLDDVDQFRMRWPSNSKIKVNGNDVKTEGRLGPGGLRDGVLISTYLDEGSNDISFTASPNGIFRLGIRLVKPRTIQEVCSIICNKQDGELLNDATARVIRCVTGGAATLDAAQRELEVLADSAAVDLRCPISGGRMKIASRFRSCIHMACFDLESFLGLAKTTKKWKCPICLQNYSWEDIIIDPYFHHVIRTIEQSGADTAEIKIRADGSWFPSNEASTSRTNSITCDDLSSPQRTPTNHGASLDDPLILSDSD